One Thermoplasma volcanium GSS1 genomic window carries:
- a CDS encoding proteasome assembly chaperone family protein produces MVSKKSSESQVIEIEKRSYNNPIVICGFASSTPTGVLTASYMIETLGLHQVAHLISQHVPPVTVFVGGKLRHPFRIYANNSNTLLVAVCEVPILTSHIYEISNALMSWLEEIGASEIAVIEGSPVSGIPEDRNVYSVAEKRRLDKLKKVGIPAAESALIAGMGGGMLNECLVRRMSGISFITPTSADIPDPGAVLSVVNALNKVYNLNIETDLLEQQVKELNDQIKKIEEQYKELQNRQKQEPQSMYG; encoded by the coding sequence ATGGTATCAAAGAAATCTTCAGAAAGCCAGGTTATAGAGATCGAAAAAAGGTCTTACAATAATCCAATAGTAATATGCGGCTTTGCAAGCTCAACTCCAACTGGGGTGCTTACGGCCAGCTATATGATTGAGACGCTCGGTCTGCACCAGGTTGCACATTTAATATCACAGCACGTGCCGCCGGTAACCGTATTCGTGGGAGGAAAGCTTAGGCACCCATTCAGGATATATGCAAACAATTCTAATACACTTCTGGTCGCTGTATGCGAAGTTCCTATACTTACTTCGCATATATATGAAATATCAAATGCACTTATGAGCTGGCTTGAAGAAATTGGGGCCAGCGAAATAGCGGTTATAGAGGGGAGTCCCGTATCCGGCATTCCTGAAGACAGAAATGTCTATTCAGTAGCAGAAAAAAGAAGGCTTGACAAGTTAAAGAAAGTAGGCATACCTGCAGCTGAATCAGCTTTGATTGCCGGAATGGGCGGTGGAATGCTAAACGAGTGCCTTGTGAGGAGAATGTCAGGCATATCCTTTATAACGCCAACCTCAGCTGACATTCCAGATCCTGGAGCTGTTCTAAGCGTGGTTAACGCCCTGAACAAGGTTTACAACCTTAATATAGAGACTGATCTGCTTGAGCAACAGGTAAAGGAACTCAACGACCAGATAAAGAAGATAGAGGAGCAATACAAGGAGCTTCAAAACAGACAAAAACAGGAACCACAGTCGATGTATGGATGA
- the cca gene encoding CCA tRNA nucleotidyltransferase produces MIDYSAILNRYRPDEQELQKLKSISEYLTTRASEICRHKNIRADPVLVGSYAKGTNLKDGDLDLFIAFDRDYEEKIMEKLGLSIGHDLLPNGKEKYAEHPYVSGEIDGIKIDVVPCFKMEFGQKKISAVDRTLLHTRYVNEKLDGASKDQVRLLKVFMKSVGVYGAEARTYGFSGYLCELLIIRYGNFENVLRLFSTTRGRLKIDDDERFEDPMVLIDPVDPDRNVASAVSLESLSRMRIASKMFLDNPSESFFDLERKPIKPKYHDRGTCIRIYSIEKPDLTDDVLYPQIYKFKLALLRLMEEYNMEPVGSAIDVADRIYVLIETRKFISDSIRIHVGPPADTSNSIDFIKKWLTRERSRGPYLVGNRLYVDTVEERKTPEEIVLSNISKYSIGKNLDKLKNTIKVQKFEEIKGRIRVLDRFFSEEAFGGLNSLSA; encoded by the coding sequence ATGATCGATTATTCCGCCATACTTAACAGGTACAGGCCAGATGAGCAAGAGCTCCAAAAGCTCAAGAGCATATCAGAGTACCTTACTACGCGTGCTTCAGAAATATGCAGACATAAGAATATTAGGGCCGATCCAGTTTTAGTTGGTTCATACGCGAAAGGTACCAACCTGAAGGACGGGGACCTTGACCTGTTCATAGCATTTGATAGGGACTATGAAGAAAAAATCATGGAGAAACTAGGGCTTTCCATCGGCCACGATCTTCTACCCAATGGAAAGGAGAAATATGCAGAACATCCCTACGTATCTGGAGAAATTGATGGAATAAAGATCGATGTTGTACCTTGTTTTAAAATGGAATTTGGGCAAAAGAAGATAAGTGCTGTTGACCGCACGCTCTTGCACACGCGTTATGTGAATGAGAAGCTTGACGGCGCTTCCAAGGATCAGGTAAGGCTGTTGAAGGTGTTCATGAAGTCTGTCGGTGTCTACGGAGCAGAGGCCCGTACCTATGGTTTTTCTGGTTATCTGTGTGAGCTGCTGATTATAAGATACGGTAACTTCGAAAACGTGCTTAGGCTATTCTCAACTACGAGAGGCCGCCTTAAGATAGACGATGATGAAAGGTTCGAAGATCCAATGGTTCTCATAGATCCTGTAGATCCTGATAGAAATGTTGCATCAGCCGTTAGCCTTGAGAGCCTTTCAAGGATGAGGATCGCTTCCAAGATGTTTCTCGATAATCCTTCAGAAAGTTTTTTTGATCTTGAGAGGAAACCGATCAAGCCTAAATACCATGATAGGGGGACATGCATAAGGATATATTCAATAGAAAAGCCAGACCTAACAGATGATGTTTTGTACCCGCAGATCTACAAATTTAAGCTTGCACTCTTAAGATTAATGGAAGAATACAACATGGAGCCTGTTGGAAGCGCAATAGATGTAGCTGATAGGATATACGTATTGATTGAAACAAGAAAGTTCATTAGTGATTCTATCAGGATCCACGTTGGGCCTCCCGCCGATACTTCTAATTCCATTGATTTCATAAAAAAATGGCTAACACGTGAAAGATCTAGGGGCCCTTACCTGGTAGGGAACAGGCTCTACGTTGATACTGTCGAGGAGAGAAAAACGCCGGAGGAAATTGTATTATCAAACATAAGCAAGTATTCCATAGGAAAAAATCTCGATAAGTTAAAGAATACCATAAAAGTCCAGAAGTTTGAAGAAATAAAAGGAAGGATACGAGTACTCGATCGATTCTTTTCTGAGGAAGCCTTTGGCGGCCTTAACTCTTTATCCGCCTGA
- the csx1 gene encoding CRISPR-associated CARF protein Csx1 produces MKSIFISLWGNPERWNVTRYSFNSKTCESITSSRVIYENFKTDYCIIYIPNSIYPGIYKDDTYLSQYQDLINSKLCEFLNSKDTESAEFYKNSNKIIFPSKGSFTADNKNYIFDFDINYIYSYFYRSILNYLESVDKINKIIVDITHGINFLEFIFLESLMYALRVYALSNKIDVNIEYYNSDPYSNFAILNIYKIKSIEIEYKNVLSIISRDFINMYRHNKKDIKDYFKLNFNEDLSDYIKACSIMAQSVTVPYLMYLIINIYKKIYEIGSGGLEVHLNIEDNKIRQTFDNKINVNIETLAFLDTLIKINSSIKYDNGFKIPDIYTFTDNFFSRESYNIFIKNELRKIKSKKEHYDFDIGNFSRNFKAYAGLLDGLYVLKDNSIDFKTFHFQNQKIDLNWIVKNI; encoded by the coding sequence ATGAAATCTATTTTTATTTCATTATGGGGAAATCCTGAAAGATGGAACGTAACTAGGTACTCTTTTAACTCAAAAACATGTGAAAGTATAACAAGTTCAAGGGTAATATATGAAAATTTTAAAACGGATTATTGTATAATATACATACCAAATTCGATATATCCCGGCATATACAAAGATGATACATATTTATCCCAATATCAAGATCTTATTAATAGTAAACTATGTGAATTTCTAAACAGCAAAGATACTGAAAGTGCTGAATTTTATAAGAATAGCAATAAAATAATATTTCCATCGAAGGGATCCTTTACAGCAGATAATAAGAACTATATATTTGATTTTGATATAAATTATATTTACTCATATTTTTATAGAAGCATTTTAAACTATTTAGAATCTGTTGATAAAATAAATAAGATAATAGTAGATATAACACATGGGATTAATTTTCTTGAATTTATATTTCTTGAATCATTAATGTATGCTTTACGTGTATATGCATTATCAAATAAAATAGATGTAAATATTGAATATTATAATTCTGATCCATATAGTAATTTTGCTATATTGAATATTTATAAAATTAAAAGCATTGAAATAGAATATAAGAACGTTTTATCTATAATATCCAGAGATTTTATCAATATGTACAGGCACAATAAAAAAGATATTAAAGATTATTTTAAATTAAACTTCAATGAAGATTTATCGGACTATATTAAAGCATGCTCAATCATGGCACAATCTGTAACAGTACCGTATCTTATGTATTTGATAATAAACATATACAAAAAAATATATGAAATCGGTAGTGGTGGATTAGAAGTTCATTTAAACATAGAGGATAATAAAATAAGGCAGACGTTTGACAATAAGATCAATGTCAATATTGAAACTCTTGCATTTTTGGATACATTAATAAAAATTAACTCATCCATAAAATACGATAATGGTTTTAAAATACCTGACATATACACATTTACGGATAATTTCTTTTCCAGAGAATCATATAATATTTTTATAAAAAATGAGTTAAGAAAAATTAAAAGTAAAAAAGAGCATTATGATTTTGATATAGGAAATTTTTCAAGAAATTTTAAAGCATATGCAGGTTTGCTAGATGGATTATATGTTCTTAAAGATAACTCCATAGATTTTAAAACGTTCCATTTTCAAAATCAGAAGATAGATCTAAATTGGATAGTTAAAAATATTTAA
- the csm2 gene encoding type III-A CRISPR-associated protein Csm2, with translation MMNSDRNKYRKENDMGKQVRDKEVQEIMDYIMNKGEDSEERVYKLFKMNGVIYEIACNISRNQNSETTQNQIRKFYDYTIKINSKDEKKAKIKLAMMMPQIYYAIQRKVISSDSPFVKFLEDSIDKLNKTEDFENAFNRFLNVFQAIVAYSKKSRSDRNE, from the coding sequence ATGATGAATTCGGATAGAAATAAATATCGTAAAGAGAATGATATGGGAAAGCAAGTGAGAGACAAAGAAGTTCAGGAGATCATGGATTACATTATGAATAAGGGAGAGGATTCAGAAGAAAGAGTTTATAAACTATTTAAAATGAATGGAGTGATATATGAAATTGCTTGTAATATAAGTAGGAATCAAAACAGTGAAACAACACAAAATCAGATAAGAAAGTTTTATGATTACACCATAAAAATAAATAGTAAGGATGAAAAAAAGGCAAAGATAAAGCTTGCAATGATGATGCCACAAATATACTATGCAATTCAAAGAAAAGTTATTAGTAGTGATAGCCCGTTTGTAAAATTTTTAGAGGATTCTATTGATAAGCTTAATAAGACTGAAGATTTTGAGAATGCATTCAATAGATTTTTGAATGTTTTTCAGGCAATAGTTGCATATAGTAAAAAATCAAGGAGTGACAGAAATGAGTGA
- a CDS encoding DUF302 domain-containing protein has translation MDLKYESPVGYSETLSQLKNSIEKNGMKIVTEIDPQQNLKNAGISIEPQHIFEIFNPVYAKSVFDQNILAGIVPPLRIFVYVSEGKTWMMRESAIEKFRPYNIKDIPEKVEGIMEKIINDVIKNKVQDD, from the coding sequence ATGGATTTGAAGTATGAAAGCCCTGTTGGTTATTCCGAAACTCTTTCTCAGCTTAAAAATTCTATAGAGAAAAATGGAATGAAGATCGTTACGGAAATAGATCCACAACAGAACCTCAAAAACGCTGGGATATCAATCGAACCTCAGCACATCTTCGAGATATTTAACCCAGTATATGCTAAGTCGGTATTTGACCAGAATATCTTGGCAGGCATAGTGCCGCCACTCCGAATATTCGTATACGTATCGGAAGGGAAAACCTGGATGATGAGAGAGTCCGCAATTGAAAAATTCCGTCCTTACAACATAAAAGATATCCCTGAGAAGGTTGAAGGGATAATGGAAAAAATAATCAATGACGTGATAAAAAACAAGGTACAAGATGATTGA
- the csm3 gene encoding type III-A CRISPR-associated RAMP protein Csm3 has translation MSDSKWKYNIIYNMEIEVLTGLHIGGSNEELKIGGTDSPVITTKYLINNVEPCDLPYIPGSSIKGKIRSLLENVDYKGKNGDDIVSKMFGYYPNAGEGIKRLTRLIIRDAFLDDGHIKSAEDARNVIEIKSENKIDPIESKATPRFIERVRRGTKFKGKIILSIYEGDNEEEMIKCLKTGISLLEDSYLGGNGTRGYGSVKITLGEPIKKGIDKYEENIKDNTSNGSEN, from the coding sequence ATGAGTGATAGCAAATGGAAATACAATATAATATACAATATGGAGATAGAAGTCTTAACCGGTTTGCATATAGGCGGATCAAATGAAGAATTGAAGATTGGTGGCACCGATAGCCCTGTCATAACAACTAAATATTTAATAAATAATGTTGAACCGTGTGATTTGCCTTACATACCTGGCAGCAGCATAAAGGGTAAAATCAGGTCATTGTTAGAAAATGTTGATTATAAAGGCAAAAACGGTGATGACATCGTTTCTAAAATGTTTGGTTATTATCCTAACGCCGGCGAAGGTATTAAAAGGCTCACAAGGCTTATTATTAGGGACGCATTCCTTGACGATGGGCACATAAAAAGCGCTGAAGATGCCAGAAATGTAATCGAAATAAAAAGCGAAAATAAAATAGATCCAATTGAATCAAAGGCAACTCCAAGATTTATAGAGAGGGTAAGGAGAGGTACAAAATTTAAAGGCAAAATAATATTATCAATATATGAAGGCGATAATGAAGAAGAGATGATAAAATGCTTGAAAACAGGGATATCGCTACTTGAAGATTCTTACTTAGGTGGCAACGGTACAAGAGGTTATGGCAGTGTTAAAATCACACTAGGTGAACCTATAAAAAAAGGTATTGATAAATACGAAGAAAACATAAAAGATAATACAAGTAACGGTAGTGAAAATTAA
- a CDS encoding type II toxin-antitoxin system VapC family toxin, with the protein MKYVLDTSAIISRNINLLDGDLLFPSSVIGEIRKGKLKYMLDALFPMIRIVDPDQYYVRSVEDAAHKTGDLMNLSGTDIEVIAVAMQYGATIVTDDYSIQNVASALKIAFMNANIKSISKQISWVYRCTGCKKIFHEPVKVCDICGHNVKRHYDKKRSAVKKI; encoded by the coding sequence ATGAAGTACGTACTTGACACTTCGGCCATCATATCGAGGAATATCAACCTGCTTGATGGCGACCTTCTATTTCCTTCAAGTGTAATAGGTGAGATTAGAAAGGGCAAGTTGAAATATATGCTCGATGCGCTTTTTCCCATGATAAGGATAGTTGATCCAGACCAGTATTATGTTAGGAGCGTAGAGGATGCTGCCCATAAAACCGGCGATCTTATGAACTTAAGCGGAACTGACATAGAGGTTATAGCTGTGGCCATGCAGTATGGTGCCACAATTGTAACGGATGATTATTCAATACAGAATGTTGCATCTGCGTTGAAGATAGCGTTCATGAACGCTAACATAAAGAGTATAAGCAAACAGATAAGCTGGGTGTATAGATGCACAGGCTGCAAAAAGATATTCCATGAGCCCGTCAAAGTATGTGATATATGTGGGCATAATGTCAAACGGCATTATGATAAGAAGAGATCCGCTGTAAAGAAAATTTAG
- the cas6 gene encoding CRISPR-associated endoribonuclease Cas6 has translation MRLKVTFYTKDDENYEFNKYDIQGMIYSALLDAGMTEIHAGNKIRFFCFSDIFPSNILKKDFLFNFIISSPDSNIIKNIYNILDKNKIFYLSGYKFHIAEIKEFDINISKDFITGSPVVLYLDNKKNKYFSIKDDSIAFFLRRLKENAIKKFNLYYHENININHLIFDKLKFHREVALLLRKGKTSFNIIGTTWYNLHLNKLNRDEIKFYNFIMDAGIGEKNSLGFGFLNPVRNYGQ, from the coding sequence ATGAGGTTGAAAGTAACCTTTTATACCAAAGATGATGAAAATTACGAATTTAATAAGTACGATATTCAAGGGATGATTTATTCAGCATTGCTTGATGCCGGCATGACAGAAATCCATGCAGGCAATAAAATTAGATTTTTCTGTTTCAGCGATATATTTCCTAGTAATATTTTAAAAAAAGATTTTTTATTTAATTTCATTATATCAAGCCCCGATAGTAATATCATAAAAAATATCTATAATATACTTGATAAAAATAAAATTTTTTATTTGTCAGGTTATAAATTTCACATCGCAGAAATAAAAGAATTTGATATAAATATATCAAAGGATTTTATTACAGGAAGCCCTGTTGTTTTATATTTAGACAATAAAAAAAATAAATATTTCTCAATAAAAGATGACAGCATTGCATTCTTTTTACGTAGATTAAAAGAGAATGCTATAAAGAAATTTAATTTATATTATCATGAAAATATTAATATTAACCATTTAATTTTTGATAAATTAAAATTCCATAGAGAAGTTGCATTATTATTAAGGAAAGGAAAGACATCATTTAATATCATAGGCACAACATGGTACAATCTCCATTTAAATAAGTTAAACAGAGACGAGATTAAATTTTACAATTTTATTATGGATGCCGGCATAGGTGAAAAGAACAGTTTGGGCTTTGGCTTTCTAAATCCGGTGAGAAACTATGGACAATGA
- a CDS encoding MoaD/ThiS family protein, with the protein MITVKGHIKKSVEIDREMSVGDILKDLGLPEEEYVVIVNGKPVLADHTVKKDDDVVILEVFSGG; encoded by the coding sequence ATGATAACGGTTAAAGGGCACATAAAGAAAAGCGTTGAAATCGATAGAGAAATGAGCGTGGGGGATATACTTAAGGATCTTGGGCTCCCAGAGGAAGAATACGTTGTAATAGTTAATGGGAAGCCTGTATTGGCCGATCACACTGTCAAGAAGGACGACGATGTTGTCATATTAGAGGTCTTTTCAGGCGGATAA
- the zfx gene encoding zinc-containing ferredoxin, which yields MVKLEELDFKPKPIDEHFLENDKDYPITGQHNNHDVRAEGMQRMDADGKPYPTKLGIHGTHVAVDWDCCIADGACMDVCPVNLYEWNLNPGKSGTGNDKKVEKGSDEWNKYRTDKCDPVRESDCIFCMACESVCPVRAIKITP from the coding sequence TTGGTTAAATTGGAGGAACTAGACTTTAAGCCCAAGCCTATAGATGAGCACTTCCTTGAAAACGACAAGGATTACCCAATAACTGGCCAGCACAATAATCACGATGTTAGGGCAGAGGGTATGCAGAGGATGGATGCTGACGGAAAGCCATATCCAACCAAGCTGGGTATACATGGTACGCACGTTGCAGTAGATTGGGACTGCTGCATAGCGGATGGGGCCTGCATGGATGTATGCCCTGTAAACCTTTACGAATGGAATTTGAACCCTGGAAAGAGTGGAACTGGAAACGACAAGAAGGTCGAGAAGGGCAGCGACGAATGGAACAAGTACAGGACAGACAAATGCGATCCTGTACGTGAATCGGACTGCATATTCTGCATGGCATGCGAAAGCGTTTGCCCTGTAAGAGCCATAAAAATAACACCGTAA
- the cas10 gene encoding type III-A CRISPR-associated protein Cas10/Csm1 — MDNDEFVLITASILHDIGKIQQRYKLSEKHADLGYQFIKEIKYSNKDMERIANLVKHHHHDPDKTELDGRDKKLLKILQIADRKSAAHDREDRDLGEYRDIKLHKISNEIQIKDMKDTNCTYELKTLDDQENKAANSGYKYLYNKVKADIDKLNFNEPDKYKFFNTLNSILYKDTVAIPSAFYYSKPDIPLYHHLKLTAAIALSLYRNLKSSDIEISDDDKNPFFILLMCNLSGIQDYIFRHYKSEAADEKGTKRLKGRSFMIKLFTDSIESYIINEFNLYRFNVVWEKSDGFLLLMDNNEENIKKLEDIKKNIDLGLIEKKRGITANIAWVTASLDDFTTLAVNRNLELEGENDNFKVKMQCLYNNIDKAKRMKMSEIFSDNAIERDVKFGHSITNMCESCGMDSIYDNAKCIGCLEEENIGSSLYKYSNIITDIDNSYNADNRKNIILFHYGNKYIKYYFSDHEEKEVIKIYDYNNIDSNYNNWRFILQAKYVPLYDDVRSIKPFSDYFKDESEHKMLGVLKADVDDMGLIVAAGLKRTTISKLASLTFEFEYFFSVKLDEIAQQNKDIYIVYSGGDDVTAVGEINKLIKFISDFHNEFNKYFCKKINISAGVTVVSPKFPLRRAVLIAEENLKKAKENRTEKNSIRIFDTTMGWDTYDKMNEIGEYIYKKAYNNEEPNKNKLGKGFPYFLNNLGKAYNKRIEKGTEITDKIASGSVTIPCPMLYYYISRNYKSKDENEKKELINRLCEKDYENWKYMNYLSSYIVIKIRSGE; from the coding sequence ATGGACAATGATGAATTTGTATTGATAACAGCGTCGATATTGCACGATATAGGAAAAATACAGCAAAGATATAAATTATCTGAAAAACATGCCGATCTAGGATATCAATTTATTAAAGAAATAAAATATAGTAATAAAGATATGGAAAGAATAGCGAATTTAGTTAAACACCACCACCATGATCCGGATAAAACAGAACTTGATGGCAGAGACAAGAAACTTCTTAAGATATTGCAGATTGCGGACAGAAAATCAGCTGCACATGATAGGGAAGATAGGGATCTAGGTGAATATAGGGATATAAAGCTACACAAAATATCAAACGAAATACAGATAAAAGATATGAAAGATACCAATTGTACATATGAATTAAAAACTCTTGATGATCAGGAAAATAAAGCAGCAAATTCCGGCTATAAATATTTATACAATAAAGTTAAGGCAGATATTGATAAATTAAACTTTAATGAACCTGATAAATATAAATTTTTCAATACATTAAATAGTATTTTATATAAAGATACTGTAGCTATACCATCGGCGTTTTATTATTCAAAACCTGATATACCACTTTACCATCACTTAAAACTAACTGCTGCAATAGCTCTATCTTTATACAGGAATTTAAAATCAAGTGATATTGAAATTTCCGACGATGATAAAAATCCGTTCTTTATACTATTAATGTGCAATTTATCAGGCATACAGGATTACATATTTAGACATTACAAATCTGAAGCTGCAGATGAAAAGGGCACAAAAAGGTTGAAGGGCAGAAGCTTCATGATAAAGCTGTTTACAGATTCCATTGAATCATATATAATTAATGAATTTAATTTATACAGGTTTAATGTTGTATGGGAAAAGTCCGATGGGTTTTTGCTATTAATGGACAATAATGAAGAGAATATAAAAAAATTGGAGGATATAAAAAAGAATATAGACTTAGGCTTAATTGAAAAAAAACGTGGCATAACAGCAAATATAGCATGGGTTACTGCATCACTTGATGATTTTACAACCCTAGCAGTTAATAGAAATTTGGAGCTTGAAGGCGAAAACGATAATTTTAAAGTTAAAATGCAGTGTTTATACAACAATATAGATAAGGCAAAAAGAATGAAGATGTCTGAAATATTTTCCGACAATGCAATAGAAAGGGATGTAAAATTTGGGCATTCTATTACAAATATGTGTGAAAGCTGTGGGATGGACAGTATTTATGATAATGCTAAATGCATAGGTTGCCTTGAAGAGGAAAATATAGGTAGTTCTTTGTATAAATACAGCAATATTATTACAGATATTGATAATAGTTATAATGCAGATAACAGAAAAAATATAATCTTATTCCACTACGGAAATAAATATATTAAATATTATTTTTCTGATCATGAAGAAAAAGAAGTTATAAAGATCTATGATTACAATAATATTGATTCTAATTATAATAATTGGAGGTTTATATTACAGGCTAAATACGTTCCTTTATATGATGATGTACGCAGCATAAAGCCGTTTAGTGATTACTTTAAAGATGAATCAGAACATAAAATGCTTGGAGTACTGAAGGCCGATGTAGACGATATGGGCTTAATAGTAGCTGCTGGATTAAAAAGGACAACAATAAGCAAATTAGCATCATTAACATTCGAGTTTGAATATTTCTTTTCTGTAAAATTAGATGAAATTGCACAGCAAAACAAGGATATCTATATTGTATACTCAGGTGGTGATGATGTTACTGCCGTTGGTGAAATTAATAAATTAATAAAATTCATCTCTGATTTTCATAACGAATTTAATAAGTATTTTTGTAAGAAGATAAACATATCCGCTGGTGTAACTGTAGTATCACCAAAATTCCCATTGAGGCGCGCAGTACTTATTGCTGAAGAAAACCTTAAAAAAGCAAAAGAAAATAGAACAGAGAAAAACAGCATTAGAATATTTGATACAACTATGGGCTGGGACACTTACGATAAAATGAATGAAATTGGAGAATATATATATAAAAAAGCATATAATAACGAAGAGCCTAATAAAAACAAACTTGGGAAAGGTTTTCCCTATTTTCTAAATAACCTTGGAAAGGCCTACAATAAGAGAATAGAAAAAGGAACAGAAATAACAGATAAAATTGCCAGTGGTAGTGTTACAATTCCGTGCCCAATGTTGTATTACTATATAAGCAGGAATTACAAGTCCAAGGATGAGAATGAAAAAAAGGAATTAATAAACAGATTGTGTGAGAAAGATTACGAAAATTGGAAATACATGAATTATTTAAGTTCATATATAGTAATAAAAATTAGAAGTGGTGAGTAA
- the csm4 gene encoding type III-A CRISPR-associated RAMP protein Csm4, producing MSLFKISFKSSSSYVDSIKISRAIIYAYNTLYPDKIDDLINKVKDSYVSVSDLLLYKNKVYYPFPPINALIDVNNTESIKNRKKRSEFIDIDELSSIVEAFKETGYQGVNYSKIKHEGNGDNKGKPHKILISEPGINIFQTPEIKDNKYKYNDIFTKELFIYDESCFYARNSDKNIEATINLLNDFGLSGRRSTGKGEVYIEKINDNFNEGFNGEGIYILLSSFIPDNDYIKNIDFERSRYNIKTLQGKNINGNPIGPFRYFAPGSIFYLKGDVKGVSFIENNGIIPFNPVITKVL from the coding sequence ATGAGCCTGTTTAAAATCTCATTTAAATCCTCATCGTCGTATGTGGATTCAATAAAGATTTCCAGGGCCATAATTTATGCTTATAACACTTTGTATCCTGATAAAATAGATGATTTAATAAATAAGGTAAAAGATTCATATGTATCAGTTTCGGATCTGTTGCTATATAAAAATAAGGTGTATTATCCATTTCCGCCTATAAACGCTTTAATAGACGTTAATAATACAGAATCGATAAAAAACAGGAAAAAGAGATCAGAATTCATAGATATTGATGAACTCAGTTCAATCGTTGAGGCTTTTAAGGAAACAGGATACCAGGGTGTAAATTATAGCAAGATAAAACACGAAGGAAATGGAGATAATAAAGGCAAGCCACATAAGATACTAATTTCAGAGCCGGGAATAAATATTTTTCAAACTCCGGAAATTAAAGATAATAAATATAAATACAATGATATATTCACTAAGGAATTGTTTATTTATGATGAAAGCTGTTTTTATGCCCGAAATTCTGATAAAAACATAGAGGCCACAATAAATCTGCTTAATGATTTCGGGCTTTCAGGAAGGAGAAGCACAGGCAAAGGTGAAGTTTACATAGAAAAAATAAACGATAATTTTAATGAGGGTTTTAATGGAGAAGGAATTTACATTTTATTGTCATCTTTTATACCAGATAATGATTATATCAAAAACATAGACTTTGAAAGATCAAGGTACAATATTAAAACACTACAGGGCAAAAACATAAACGGAAATCCCATTGGCCCCTTCAGATATTTTGCTCCAGGATCTATATTCTATTTAAAAGGCGACGTAAAAGGCGTATCATTTATTGAAAATAACGGCATAATACCATTTAACCCAGTTATTACGAAGGTGTTATAA
- a CDS encoding nascent polypeptide-associated complex protein yields MIPGRMNSREMRRLMAQMGIKSTEMDDVKKVIFVGKEKDYVIENAQVTMIEAQGVKTFQVVGDFRETPKKQEGKKEETFPEDDIKLVMDQTGVAREKAIEALKAASGEPAQAILNLTQK; encoded by the coding sequence ATGATACCTGGAAGGATGAACTCAAGGGAGATGCGCCGCTTAATGGCGCAGATGGGGATAAAATCCACGGAAATGGATGATGTAAAGAAAGTTATATTCGTAGGCAAGGAAAAAGATTATGTCATTGAGAATGCCCAGGTAACGATGATTGAAGCACAGGGAGTTAAGACATTCCAGGTTGTGGGAGATTTCAGAGAAACTCCAAAAAAGCAAGAGGGAAAGAAGGAAGAAACGTTTCCTGAAGATGACATAAAGCTTGTAATGGATCAAACAGGTGTAGCAAGAGAAAAGGCTATTGAAGCTCTCAAAGCTGCATCCGGTGAGCCTGCGCAGGCAATACTGAACCTCACTCAGAAATGA